ACGGGTACCCGCCGCTGCGGCTGGGCGGGTTCGTGCCAGGTACGGCTAGTGCCGGGCCTACACGCCTGAGCGTGCGCGGCGATATCAGCAGCCAGTATATCTCGGCGCTGCTGATGGTGGGGCCCTACCTGCCCGGTGGGTTGAAGCTGACCCTGACCGGTCCCGTCGGCTCGCGCCCTTACATAGAGATGACGGTGGCGCTAATGGCTCGTTTCGGAGTCCATTGCCAAGCCAACGCCGACGCCACCCAATTAACCGTGCCCGCGGGCCGCTACCAAGCCGCCAATTACGCCGTGGAAAGCGACTGGTCAGCAGCCAGTTACTGGTATGCACTGGTGGCGCTGGGCCCCGTCGGCTCCGAGATTACGCTGCCCGGCCTGCGGCAGCACTCGCTGCAGGGCGACCAGGCCATTGCGGGCATCATGGCGCACTTCGGCGTCGAAACCACTTACCTACCCGCCGAGGGAGGCGTGCAGCTGCGCCAGGGGCCCCGGCCGGGTGGCTCGGAGATACTCCGCCTGGATTTCACCGATTGCCCCGATCTGGCCCAAACCGTGGCCGTAGTGGCCGCCGCCTTGGCCCTGCCCGTCGACATGACTGGTCTGGAAAGCCTCCGCATCAAGGAAACCGACCGCATTGCCGCACTGCAAACCGAGTTGGCCAAGTTTGGCGGCGATTTGCAAGAGGTAGAGGCCGGCGTGTTCCGGGCCGTGTCTACTGGCTTCCGAGTGGCGGGCCAAACCGTGGCCACTTACCACGACCACCGCATGGCCATGGCCTTCGCGCCGCTGGCCCTGCGGGGCCCCCTGGTGGTGGCCGCGCCGCAGGTGGTGCGCAAGTCGTACCCGCAGTTCTGGAGCGAGCTGGCTAAGGCTGGCTTTGCCGTTAGCGAAGCTGGCTGAGGTAATCCGCTGCGTGCAGTAGCCGACTGCCGTACCAGCTAAACATTTCGCCATCAACCAGCTGAACGTGAGCTAATGGGCAAATTTTCTGAAGTTCAGCCACGTGTTTTTCTTTAAAGGGGTAAGGCTCCGAAGATAGCAGAATGCGCTGGGGCGCGGCGCGGGCCAACTGCTCCGACGTGACTTCGGGGTAGCGCCCCAAGGCCCCAAACACGTTGGTGAAGCCGGCCCGTGCCAGCAGGTCGTCGATGAACGTGCCGGTGGCGGCCGCCAGATAAGGCTTGCGCCAGATGAGGTAGGCCGCCGACTCCGGGGCCGCCGCCGCCGACAGGGCCCCGAACCGCTCGGCCACAGTAGCGGCCATAGTATCTGCCACCAGGGCCCTGCCGGTTATGAAGCCTACTTGCTTGATCATGCGCAGGGCCCCGGGCAGGTCGGCCACGTCGCTCAGCCACACCGGGTATTGCGCGGCCAGCTGCTCAATGCCTTCCTGGTAATTTTCCTCTTTGTTGCCAATGATGAGGTCGGGCTGGCAAGCGGCAATTTTAGCAAAATCAAAGTTTTTGGTGCCGCCGAT
This genomic stretch from Hymenobacter sp. PAMC 26628 harbors:
- a CDS encoding 3-phosphoshikimate 1-carboxyvinyltransferase, with the translated sequence MRWPGGPLRGLAHLPASKSEANRALILHALAGGGQLSNLSDAHDTQLMLALLAAAPGTDQLSAEDAGTVMRFLTAYLAVTGWRGELTGTPRMQERPIAVLVGALRQAGAEIAYVTNDGYPPLRLGGFVPGTASAGPTRLSVRGDISSQYISALLMVGPYLPGGLKLTLTGPVGSRPYIEMTVALMARFGVHCQANADATQLTVPAGRYQAANYAVESDWSAASYWYALVALGPVGSEITLPGLRQHSLQGDQAIAGIMAHFGVETTYLPAEGGVQLRQGPRPGGSEILRLDFTDCPDLAQTVAVVAAALALPVDMTGLESLRIKETDRIAALQTELAKFGGDLQEVEAGVFRAVSTGFRVAGQTVATYHDHRMAMAFAPLALRGPLVVAAPQVVRKSYPQFWSELAKAGFAVSEAG
- a CDS encoding helical backbone metal receptor, producing MASDQSDKSVVQTPLTVTDQLGRRVAVPFPPQRIVSLVPSQTELLFDLGLGPRVVGVTKFCIHPPEARQQATVIGGTKNFDFAKIAACQPDLIIGNKEENYQEGIEQLAAQYPVWLSDVADLPGALRMIKQVGFITGRALVADTMAATVAERFGALSAAAAPESAAYLIWRKPYLAAATGTFIDDLLARAGFTNVFGALGRYPEVTSEQLARAAPQRILLSSEPYPFKEKHVAELQKICPLAHVQLVDGEMFSWYGSRLLHAADYLSQLR